One stretch of Gadus chalcogrammus isolate NIFS_2021 chromosome 14, NIFS_Gcha_1.0, whole genome shotgun sequence DNA includes these proteins:
- the ap3s2 gene encoding AP-3 complex subunit sigma-2, with amino-acid sequence MINAILIFNNHGKPRLIRFYQYFAEELQQQIIRETFHLVSKRDDNVCNFLEGGSLIGGSDYKLIYRHYATLYFVFCVDSSESELGILDLIQVFVETLDKCFENVCELDLIFHMDKVHYILQEVVMGGMVLETNMNEIVAQVELQNRMEKSEGGLSAAPARAVSAVKNMNLPEMPRNINIGDLNIKVPSLSPF; translated from the exons ATGATTAATgctatattaatatttaataacCACGGGAAGCCTCGGCTGATCCGCTTCTATCAGTACTTT GCGGAGGAACTGCAGCAGCAGATCATCAGAGAAACCTTCCATCTGGTGTCCAAACGGGACGACAACGTCTGCAACTTCCTAGAGGGCGGCAG TCTGATTGGTGGCTCTGACTACAAGTTGATCTACCGTCATTATGCTACGCTGTACTTTGTCTTCTGCGTGGACTCATCAGAGAGTGAGCTTGGGATCCTGGACTTGATCCAG GTGTTTGTGGAGACCCTGGACAAATGCTTTGAGAATGTCTGTGAGTTGGATCTGATCTTCCACATGGATAAG gtgcacTACATCCtgcaggaggtggtgatggggggcATGGTCCTGGAGACCAACATGAACGAAATCGTGGCCCAGGTGGAGCTTCAGAACCGCATGGAGAAGTCAGAG ggCGGTCTGTCAGCGGCCCCTGCGCGGGCCGTCTCCGCGGTGAAGAACATGAACCTGCCGGAGATGCCGCGCAACATCAACATCGGCGACCTCAACATCAAGGTCCCCAGCCTCTCGCCCTTTTGA